Proteins found in one Triticum urartu cultivar G1812 chromosome 4, Tu2.1, whole genome shotgun sequence genomic segment:
- the LOC125552791 gene encoding primary amine oxidase-like produces the protein MILPFIQTSARAEPAARAPLHAMLPLLLSAVSILAAAAASTHHPHPFDPLSPAELTAVRDAVLASPLVPARPLTFHYVGLDEPDKPDVLSYAYGNSASSSRAALPRRAFVIARAGGQSHELRVDVTDAAAPSVLAHAVHRGAGFPTLTLDEQFAAVALPPAHPPFVESVRRRGVDMADVLCAVFPVGWFGGDPPAEERRVVKLLCFVAGATANFYARPLEGVTLVVDLDRMAIVGYRDRVLLPVPKAEGTDYRTGKAGPPYAGRAPAPGTVVQPEGRGFDIDGHFVRWANWEFHVGFDVRAGTVISLASIHDAEAGARRRVLYRGFVSEVFVPYMDPVEEWYYRTFLDAGEYGLGLWAFPLQPGADCPANAAYLDGYYAGQDGKPVENKNMICVFERYAGDVAWRHTEAGFPDRLITEVRPDVSLVVRMVVSCGNYDYILDWEFKTSGSIKFTVSLTGLLEVKGTAYTHADQITEDAHGTLVAENTLAVYHDHYVTYHLDLDVDGTNNSFVKNTIATKRNEGGTPRRSYWTVRREVAETEADAQVDVNAAPADLLVVNPNKRTRMGNEVGYRVVPGGATAASVLDDDDFPQRRASYCKKQVRVTPYSKAEKWAPGLYADQSTGDDGLATWSKRDRGVRNEDIVLWYTVGIHHIPYQDDFPVMPTVSGGFELRPANFFERNPLLTTRPPGLDQPPLVNCSCTGDSR, from the exons ATGATCCTCCCCTTCATCCAAACCTCAGCTCGCGCCGAGCCGGCCGCCCGGGCGCCGCTCCACGCAATGCTCCCGCTCCTCCTGTCCGCCGTCTccatcctcgccgccgccgcggcgtcCACCCATCATCCGCACCCGTTCGACCCCCTCTCCCCCGCGGAGCTCACCGCCGTGCGCGACGCCGTGCTCGCCTCGCCGCTGGTCCCGGCCCGCCCGCTCACCTTCCACTACGTCGGCCTCGACGAGCCCGACAAGCCCGACGTCCTGTCCTACGCCTACGGcaactccgcctcctcctcccgcgCCGCCCTGCCGCGCCGCGCCTTCGTCATCGCGCGCGCCGGCGGGCAGTCCCACGAGCTCCGCGTCGATGTCACCGACGCCGCCGCGCCGTCCGTGCTCGCGCACGCCGTCCACCGCGGGGCCGGCTTCCCGACGCTCACGCTGGACGAGCAGTTCGCGGCGGTGGCGCTGCCGCCCGCGCACCCGCCGTTCGTCGAGTCCGTGCGCCGCCGCGGCGTGGACATGGCCGACGTCCTCTGCGCCGTGTTCCCCGTCGGGTGGTTCGGGGGTGACCCCCCGGCGGAGGAGCGGAGGGTGGTGAAGCTGCTGTGCTTCGTGGCCGGGGCGACGGCCAACTTCTACGCGCGGCCGCTGGAGGGCGTCACGCTCGTGGTGGACCTCGACCGGATGGCCATCGTCGGGTACAGGGACAGGGTGCTGCTCCCGGTGCCCAAGGCCGAGGGGACGGACTACCGGACCGGCAAGGCCGGGCCGCCCTACGCCGGCCGCGCGCCGGCGCCCGGCACGGTGGTGCAGCCGGAGGGCAGGGGCTTCGACATCGACGGCCACTTCGTCAG GTGGGCCAACTGGGAGTTCCACGTGGGCTTTGACGTGCGCGCCGGCACGGTCATCTCACTCGCCTCCATCCACGACGCCGAggccggcgcgcggcggcggGTGCTCTACCGCGGGTTCGTGTCGGAGGTCTTCGTGCCGTACATGGACCCGGTGGAGGAGTGGTACTACCGCACGTTCCTGGACGCCGGCGAGTACGGCCTGGGGCTCTGGGCCTTCCCTCTCCAGCCCGGCGCCGACTGCCCGGCCAACGCCGCCTACCTGGACGGCTACTACGCCGGGCAGGACGGCAAGCCCGTCGAGAACAAGAACATGATCTGCGTCTTCGAGCGGTACGCCGGCGACGTCGCGTGGCGCCACACCGAGGCCGGCTTCCCCGACCGACTG ATCACGGAGGTCCGGCCTGACGTGAGCTTGGTTGTGAGGATGGTGGTGTCGTGTGGGAACTACGATTACATTTTGGACTGGGAGTTCAAGACCAGCGGCTCCATCAAATTCACG GTGTCTCTGACCGGCCTGCTGGAGGTGAAGGGGACGGCCTACACGCACGCGGACCAGATCACGGAGGACGCGCACGGCACGCTGGTGGCGGAGAACACGCTCGCCGTCTACCACGACCACTACGTCACGTACCACCTGGACCTCGACGTGGACGGCACCAACAACTCCTTCGTCAAGAACACCATCGCCACCAAGCGCAACGAGGGCGGCACGCCGAGGAGGAGCTACTGGACGGTGCGCCGGGAGGTGGCCGAGACCGAGGCGGACGCGCAGGTGGACGTGAACGCCGCGCCGGCCGACCTGCTGGTCGTCAACCCCAACAAGCGGACCCGGATGGGCAACGAGGTCGGGTACCGGGTCGTCCCGGGCGGCGCGACGGCGGCGTCGGTGCTGGACGACGACGACTTCCCGCAGAGGCGCGCCAGCTACTGCAAGAAGCAGGTGCGGGTGACGCCGTACAGCAAGGCGGAGAAGTGGGCGCCCGGGCTGTACGCCGACCAGAGCACCGGCGACGACGGCCTGGCCACCTGGAGCAAGAGGGACAGGGGGGTGCGGAACGAGGACATCGTGCTGTGGTACACGGTGGGCATCCACCACATACCCTACCAGGACGACTTCCCGGTCATGCCGACGGTGAGCGGCGGGTTCGAGCTCCGGCCGGCCAACTTCTTCGAGAGGAACCCGTTGCTCACCACGAGACCGCCCGGGCTTGACCAGCCGCCTCTCGTGAACTGCTCGTGCACCGGTGATTCCAGATGA